The genomic window GCGGGCCGCGGGCGTGAATCGCGGGTGGATTCTTGCTTGAAATTCAGGTAGGTGGTAGTTTTAAGTTTCTCGGAGAGGGCGCAGGACCCGTCCCATCGCACGACGTGCAACGCCCCTTGACGCATCGTCCCTTGTCACGTTCGCGATCGTCCCCCGGTATATTCCGTTACGGATTTTTCTCGCGCGGTACGGTCGTGCCGCGATCGCAGCCCGAAGCCCACCTCGCGGCCGGCGCCCTCGCCCCGGGGCGTGGCGGCCTGCTCGCTCAATGTCAGTGTTCCGCCAGGGAGCTCAAGACCATGGCCAAGAGTCGCGATTGGACCGAGATCCTGATCCGCCGCGGGATCATCGGCCCGGATCAGCTCAAGGAAGCTCAGCGGTCCGGCGCCGCCGTCGAGGACGCGCTGGTGAAGCTCGGATACGCCGAGATGGACGACATCGTCAAGGCGAAGGCGGAGCAGCACGGCCTCCCGTTCATCGAGCTCCGCGAAGTCGAGATCCCCCCCTCCGTCATCGGCCTCGTGAACGAGTCGCTCGCCCGCGAGAACATCGTCATGCCCCTCGCCGAGGGGAACGGATCCATCAAGGTCATCATGCATGACCCGATGGGATTCGAGACGATCGAGAAGCTGCGGTTCGTCCTCAACCGCGAGATCGAGGTCGCCCTCGCGCCCAAGGAGGCGATCGTCGAGGCGATCAACAAGTACTACGGGGCGTCCGGGACGGAGACCGAGTCCGTGGACTCGATGCTCCAGGAGTTCACCGACACCCAGATCGACTTCGCGGAGGACGGGGGGACCGGGTCGAAGCCCGGCACCACCAATACGCTGGAGGAAGGCGACGCCCCGGTCATCAAGCTGGTGCACCTGATCATCCAGGAGGCGGTCACGAACCGGGCCTCCGACATCCACATCGAGCCCTTCGCCGACCGCGTCCGGATCCGGTACCGGATCGACGGCGTCCTCATGGAACGCGACTCCGCGCCCCGTCGGCTCCTGGGGGCGATCGTCAGCCGCCTCAAGATCATGGGCCAGATCGACATCGCCGAGAAGCGACGGCCCCAGGACGGCCGGATCAAGATCCTGGTCGCCGGGAAGGACATTGACCTCCGTGTGAGCATCCTCCCAACCACCCACGGCCAGTCGGTCGTGATGCGGATCCTCGACCGCGAGAACATCAAGGTCGGGCTCCAGGACCTCGGGTTCGGCGACGAGGACTTCGCCAAGTTCAAGAGCCTGGTCAAGCGCCCCAACGGCATCCTCCTGGTGACCGGGCCGACCGGCTCGGGCAAGACGACGACCCTCTACGCCGCGCTCAACGAGCTGAACCGGCCGGACGTGAAGATCATCACGGCCGAGGATCCCGTGGAGTACTACCTGCCGGGAGTGAACCAATGTGAGGTGAAGGCCAAGATCGGGATGACCTTCGCCCGGATCATCCGCGCCATGCTCCGGCAGAACCCGAACATCCTCCTCGTCGGCGAAATCCGCGATTTGGAGACGGCGGAGACGGCGATCCAGGCCAGTCTGACAGGACACCTGGTTTTCAGTACTCTACACACGAACGATGCGCCCAGTGCCGTTACACGTCTGGTGGACATCGGCATCCAGCCGTTCCTCGTCGCCAGCTCCGTGCTTGCGATCATGGCACAACGCCTCGTCAGGAAAGTTTGTCCCAAGTGCAAGGTGAGGTATGAGCCGCCTGCACACATCCTCGCGGGCCTCGGGCTGCGTCCGGAGCTGGCGAAGAAGGCCAACTTCATGAAGGGGAAGGGTTGCAGCCATTGCAACAAGAAGGGCTACCGCGGCCGCATGGGCATCTACGAGCTGATGACGATGACCACCGGCATCCGCGAGCTCGCGTTCAAGGGCGAATCCACGATGGCGCTCCGTAAACTCGCCCGCAAGCAGGGGATGCGGACGCTCTTCGAGGACGGCATCATCAAGGCCATCAAGGGGCTGACCACGCTCGACGAGGTCCTCCGGATCACGAAGAACGACGTCTCGACCGACCCGGTCCCGGCGGCGAAGAAGGAAGTCAAGCCGGCGTGACCCGACGGCGCCCCGGCATGGCACCGGGGTTCGGCCGGGGGACGTTTGGAAGGAAGGGCCGGGCTTCGACCGCCCGGATCGCTGTAAGCGGAAGTCCCAGCGAGCCGTCGGGTCCCTTGATTCTGGTCCGCCGTCCCCGAATTAATGAAGAGGACTAAGGAGCGAAGGGTCTTCTCCTAAGTCCTCTCAGCGATTCCGGGATTCGCCGGACACCTGGTCTCCAGGACAAAGTCAATACCCCTCGGATGAACAGGTAGAAGGATCCTCGCCGAGGATCCCAGGGGAGGCGGGTGAAGGCGATGGGAACGCTGCTGATCGATAAGTTGCTCCAGACGGTCTGCACGCAGAAGGCGAGCGACCTGCACCTGACCGTGGGGAGCCAGCCGGTCGTGCGCCTCCACGGGCACATGAGGCCGCTCGCGACGAAGGTGCTGGAGCCGCCGGACACCGTGGCGCTCATGAAGAGCATCACGCCGGAGCGGTGCCAGCAGGAATTGCAGGAGCTCGGGGGGACGGACTTCGGCTTCGCCTTCGGCGAGATGGCCCGGTTCCGCGTCGCCGTGTTCAAGCAGCGCGGCAACGTGGGGATGGTGCTGCGGCGGATCCCCAACGAATTCCTCACGTTCGAGCAGCTCGGCCTGCCGACGGTGATGGGCGAGCTGATCCAGCGGCCGCGGGGCCTGATCCTGGTGACCGGCCCCACGGGGTCGGGCAAGACCACCAGCCTGGCCTCGATGATCAACTGGATCAACAACAACATGGACCGGCACATCATCACCATCGAGGACCCGATCGAGTACTTCCACAAGCACCAGAAGTCGCTCGTGAACCAGCGCGAGATCGGGATCGACGTGCCGGACTTCCCGGAGGCCATCCGCCGCGCCTTGCGGATGGACCCCGACATCATCCTCGTCGGCGAGATGCGGGACCTCGCCACCATCTCCGCGGCGATCACGGCCGCCGAGACGGGCCACATCGTCTTCGGCACCCTGCACACGAACTCCGCCGAAGGGACCGTCAACCGGATCATCGACGTCTTCCCGAAGGAGCAGCAGGACCAGATCCGCACCCAGCTCTCCGTCGCGATCATCGGCGTCCTGGCCCAGGCGCTCCTGCCCCGCAAGCCGAAGGGCCTGGTGGCCGCCTACGAGATGCTCGTCGTCACGCCGGCCATCTCCAACCTGATCCGCGAGAACAAGACGTACCGCATCGACTCCTCGATCCAGACCGGCCGCAAGCACGGCATGATCCTCCTGGACGACAGCCTCTTCAACCTCTGGCGCCAGGGGCTGGTGGAGGAGCAGGAGGTGATCTACAAGTCCCGCAAGCCCAAGGACCTGCAGGACCGGATCGAGAACGCGAAGAAGGGCATCTTCGACGACGACGAGGAGGGGGGCGACGAGGAGGAATGAGCCGGCGGCGGCGTCACGCCGCGGCCCGGCTCGCGTAAACGGTGGGGGAATCTTTCAGAACTTGATCCGCTGAATCCGACTCACGATTCGATGGGCCCCGCGCCGCCCCGGCCCTCGGGGCGGCCCGCCCGCTCGACCCTCGCCCGGCCCGCTCGGCGCCGTGGCATGCAGATTCTTTCTCTTTCTTACGCGACAGCTCGACCGGCTTTCTTTGACCCGCGCAGGGTGCGGACCGCTCCCCGCGCCCGCCCCACCATCAGACAGACTGGGACGCAGGCATGGCGCGACGACTCGGCACGATCATGGTGGACATGGGCTACCTCGACGAGGAAGGCCTGTGGAAGGCCCTCGAGGAGCAGAAGCGCTCGAGCAACGAGCTCCTCGGCAAGGTGGCGGTGCGGCTGGGCCTGGTGAAGGAGGAGCAGGTCCTCAAGGCGCTCGGCGAGCAGCTGGGCATGAAGGTGATGAAGCTCGCCGACACCACGATCCCGGCGGAGATGACGGAGCTGGTCAACGAGAGCATGGCGACGGCCTACAAGGTCGTGCCGGTCTCGCAGAACAAGAAAGACAAGAGCGTCACGGTGGCGATGGCGGAGCCGCAGAACCCCTCCACCATCGACAGCCTGCGGATGTTCCTGGGGGTGGACGTCAAGGGGGCGATCGCCTCCGAGGCCGACGTCATGTCGGCGATCGAGCGGCTCTACGCCGGCCACCAGGAGTCGATCCAGGACGTCGTCAAGCAGATCGAGTCCGACAAGGGGCTCTCCGCGTTCGCCAACCGCAACCAGAACACGATCGACCTCGAGGCGATCGAGGAGATGGCCGAGGCCGCGCCGGTGCGGAAGCTCCTGAACATGGTGCTCCTGCTGGCGATCAAGGACAAGGCCTCGGACATCCACTTCGAGCCGTTCGAGGAAGAGTACAAGATGCGGTACCGCGTGGACGGCATCCTGTACGAGCTCGTCCCGCCGCCGCGGCACCTGGCGCCGGCGATCTCCAGCCGCATCAAGGTCATGTCGAACCTGGACATCGCCGAGCGGCGGCTGCCCCAGGACGGCAAGATCCAGCTCGCCCTGGGCGGCAACAACGTGGACATCCGCGTCTCCACCCTGCCGACGATGTTCGGCGAGAGCGTGGTGCTGCGGATCCTGGACCGCTCGGTCGTGCAGCTCGACCTCCGCAAGCTGGGCATGCCGGAGGACACGCTGGCGACCTGGATGCAGGTGATCCACAAGCCCAACGGCATCATCCTGGTCACCGGGCCGACGTCCTCCGGCAAGACGACCACCCTCTACGCGACGCTCAACGAGCTGAACAAGATCGAGGACAAGATCATCACCACGGAGGAGCCCGTCGAGTACGAGATCGAGGGCCTCATCCAGGTGCCGATCAACCCCGAGATCGGCGTCACCTTCGCCAACTGCCTGCGGGCCATCCTGCGGCAGGATCCGGACAAGATCCTCGTGGGCGAGACCCGCGACCTGGAGACGGCCGAGATCTCGATCCAGGCGTCGCTCACCGGGCACATCGTCTTCACGACGCTGCACACCAACGACGCCCCCTCGGCGGTCACCCGGCTCCGCGACATGGGGCTGCCGACGTTCCTCATCACGGCCACGGTCGAGGCCGTGCTGGCGCAGCGGCTCGTCCGCAAGCTCTGCGTCAACTGCAAGACCGAGTTCACCCCCAGCCCCGAGGTCATCATGGAGCTGGGCCTCACGCCCGAGCAGGGGGCGGCCCAGAAGTGGTTCTACGGCAAGGGCTGCGACCGCTGCAACAACACCGGCTACAAGGGCCGCATGGGCGTCTACGAGCTCGTCGTGATGAACGACGTCCTCCGCGACATGGTCGTCTCCGAGGTCTCGCTCGACGAGTTCAAGGACGCCTGCCGCAAGTACGGCATGCGGACCCTCCGCGAGTCCGGACTCCAGGCCATCCACGAGGGCCGGACCAGCATCGACGAGATCATGCGCGAGACCATGACGGAAATCTGAGCCCGCGGGCCGCCCCGGCCCGCCGGGGCCCGGGGCGCGACGATACGACGCCACGCGACCAGGACACGCACGAGACCCGACCCGCACCCGAGACGCCCACGGGCCCCGGCCCTTCCCGGAGGGAGCGAGAGACGATGCCGACGTATCAGTACGAGGCGATGGACCACACCGGCCGCGAGGTCAAGGACTCGATCGACGCCTCCACCCAGGAGGAGGCCGCCCAGCTCATCCGCCAGAAGGGCTTCTTCGTCACCAAGATCTCGGAGAAGGCCAAGAAGTCGGCCCGCAAGTCGGCGGCCAAGAAGGGCGGGCGGAAGAAGAAGAAGTCGTTCACGATCGGCCGGATCTCGACCAAGCAGCTCTGCACGTTCACCCGCCAGCTCTCCACGCTCCAGGACGCCGGCCTGCCGATCCTCCGGAGCCTGAAGATCCTGGAGGGCCAGTGCCGCCCCGGCGTGCTCAAGAACTCCCTCGGCGACGTGGTCGAGGACATCGAGAGCGGCATGACGCTCTCGGAGGCGTTCGCCAAGCACCCCAAGGCGTTCGACCGGCTCTACTGCAACATGATCAAGGCCGGCGAGGCCGGCGGCGCCCTGGAGGCCATCCTCCAGCGCCTGGCGGACTTCAAGGAGAAGTCCCAGAGCCTGAAGCGGCGGATCAAGTCGGCGATGGTCTACCCGCTCGTCGTGATCTCGGTCGCGTGCATCATCGTCGGCTTCATCCTCTACTTCATCATCCCGAAGTTCGAGGCCATCTTCAAGGACTTCGGCGTGCCCCTGCCGGGCATGACGACGTTCCTGATCGCCGCCAGCCACTTCGTGATCAAGTACTTCTATCTATGCTTCCTGGCGCCCCTGTTCTTCTGGATCTTCATCAAGCTCCTGTACCGGAATCGGACGGGTGCCTACGTCTGCGACCGAATATTACTCATGATCCCCGTCATGGGGACCATCGTGGAGAAGTCCACGGTGGCCCGGACCATGCGGACGTTGGGGACGCTCGTGCAGTCGGGCGTGCCGATCCTGGAGTCGCTGAACATCGTCCGCGACACGGCGGGCAACGCGGTCTTCGAGCGGGCGTTCACGCGCATTTATGAGAGCATCCGCGAGGGCGAGACGATCGCCCAGCCGCTCCGCGAGTCGCGGATCGTGGACGACATCGTCGTGAACATGATCGACGTCGGCGAGGAGACGGGCGAGCTGGACACGATGCTCAACAAGATCGCCGACAACTACGACGAGGAGGTGGAGACGGCCGTGGAGTCGCTCGTGAGCCTCCTGGAGCCGATCATGATCGTCGTCCTGGGCGGCATCATCGGCTTCATCGTCATCGCCCTGTTCCTGCCGCTGATCACCCTGATCACCAAGCTGTCCGGCTGAGGCCATCGCCGGTCCGGCCGCGGGGCGGGGCGATCCCACATCGCCCCGCCCCGCGGCACCCTTGAAACGACGCGTGAGATTCGTACTTCCAGGGATGATGACCACCTGATCCACGGGCGGCGCGGCGGGCCGCAGCGATCGCCCCGCCCCCCGGCCCTTCGGAGACCCGGACCGATGACCCGCCCCCGCCCCACCCACGACCGGCCCGACCCGACCCGCCGCGGCGGCTTCACGCTTGTGGAATTGCTGATGGTGATCGCCATCCTCGGCCTCCTGATCGCGCTCCTGCTGCCGGCCATCAACTCGGCCGTCAGGACCAGCCGGAAGGCCGCGATCGGGGCCGAGATCAACACGCTGGCCCAGGGCCTCAACGCCTTCAAGGCCCAGTACGGCGACTACCCGCCCAGCCGGGTCTACCTGGCCGAGAACGGCGACTTCGGCTCGGCCCAGGCCATCCAGATCGCCCCCGGCGACATCACCTTCGCACAGCTGTCCCAGCGTACCGTATCGTATCTCCGCAGATTCTTCCCGCGCGCCGTCCTGAACACCAGTGGCGGCAACGTCTGGGGCGCCTTGGGCTCGTCGCCGAAGGTCTGGTACGATTTCAACGGCAACGGGGTGATGGATCCCCCCTACATCCTGGAGGGCCACGAGTGCCTCGTCTTCTTCCTGGGGGGCATCCCGCTGAACAACGGGACGAGCTTCTCCATGACGGGGTTCGGCAAGGATCCGACCAACCCGTTCACGAACAACGGGGGCGTCATCAACTCCAGCGACAACCGCACGTCGCCGATGTTCGAGTTCGCCGCCAACCGGCTGGTCCTCGACCCGCTCCAGATACGCCGCTATCAGGGCGACGTCCCGCACTATCAGGCGGTCGCCTGGAACAGCCCCGCCTACGTCGATAATTCGGGCAACGCGATCAACGATGTGGCCAGCGCGCAGATCAATTTCTACGCCTATTTCAGCGCCTACGGGAAGGGCGGCTACGACCCGAACGACGTGAACTTCCAGCTCGCCATCTCCTCGAACGAGGTCTACGGCGAGAAGGACGCCAATCTCGCCATCCCCATCCAGAAATTCCGGGTCGCCTATCCGATCCCGACCACGGCGATCACGGGGGTGGCCAACGTCGCCGCATCGGCGCCGCCGAACCCGTACACGAGCAGCTCCACCGTCCCCGCGACCGGGACGGCGGTCCAGGCGCCGACGTTCCTCAACCCGCAGAGCTTCCAGATCATCTCGTCGGGCCCGGACGGCCAGTACGGGCTGGGCGGCATCTACCTGCCGGACTCCACCGGCGCGACGGTCCTCCCCCTCGACCCCAATGCGGCCACCATCGGCACCTCGGACACGAGCATCCGGACCCGCGAGCGGGACAACGTGACGAACTTCCACAACGGCTCGCTCGATTGATCGTCGACGGCAACGGCAGGTGACAACCCGAGGGCCCGGAAAGGCGAGGCGTCGGACCATGCGAAATCAGAGACCGAGAGCGACCCCGCGAAGCCGGCAGGCCGGCGGGGACGGGACGCCGCCGGGGGGGTGCGAATCCCACCGGGCCGCTCGACGGGCGGCCTTCACCCTGGTCGAGCTGCTGACCGTGATCGCGATCATCGGGATCATCATAACCCTGATCCTGATCGCGGCCAGTGGCGCCCAGCGGCAGGCGGAGATGGCCGCCACCCAGTCGCTGATCGCCAAGCTCGACTCCGCGATGAACGACCGCCTCGACGCCCTGCTCCAGACGCGGCCCGATTACAACCTGACGCACCGCTACATGGCGAGCGTGTACTACACCGACAGCAACGGCGTCTCCCGCCAGAGCGAGAGCCAGGCCAGGGCCCAGGTCATCGCCTGGTACGACTTCATCAAGGCGGAGATGCCCGACGTCTTCTACGTCTACAACACGACCGGGCCGTACCCGCTCAACTTCGCCTTCCCGGAGAGCGGCCTGCCCGGCACCCCGATCGATTCCCAGGGGCTCGGGCACGTCATGCTGCCCCTCGGCAATTCGCTCCGGAACAACCCGTCCGGCAATAGCTTCGGGGACTCCAACTTCTCGAACACCGTGGGGACGGGGATCTACGGGGCGTCCTACTTCGCGGCCGCGGGGGTCTACAAGAACCTCGGATACCTGCCCGCGGGGTGGGACGGGGCGGACAACAGCACGTCCAGCGTCTCGGGCGGCGCCGGGCTGGTGGACGAGTGGGGGGAGGGGGTGAATTCGACCAACTCCGCCCAGGTGGTGGCGAACCTCACCAACCACAAGCACCACACGGCCCGCGCCGAGATGCTCTATGCCCTCCTCGTCGAGGGGGTGGGGCCGCTCGGTTCCGCCTTCAGCCGCGACGACTTCACCGACAGGGAGGTCCGCGACACCGACGGCGACGGCCTCCCCGAGTTCGTGGACGCCTGGGGCAACCCGCTCCAGTTCTTCCGCTGGCCCATCCTCTACCCGACGGACGTGCAACGGGGGCAGTCGGAGGTCGTGGACTCCGGGACGGGCCTGCTTACGCTGCTGCCCCCCTACTACTCGACGTCCGCCACGGCGGCGACGTTCCTCCCGCGCGAGAACTCCCCCCTCGATCCGAACAACCTGCTCGTGGCCCCCGCCTGGTGGTCGGCGACCCAGAATCCGATGTCCCCCTTCGGCATGGGCGCGACGTCGCAGAACGGCAGCCCGGCGGTGACCCTGTTCGAGAATTTCTTCCACCGCCTCACCGAGCCGCTCCAGCACACGGGGAGCGTGATGGACTACTGGGACCGGGGCGGGAGCGCGGACTTCGGCTACCGCAGGGCCTTCTACACGAGGCCCCTGATCCTCTCCTCCGGCCCCGACGGGGCGCCCGGGGTCTACCTGATCCCCGACGGCGGAACCTCCTCCATGCCCCTCAACGCCGCGCACCTCATCCGCTTCGAGAACAACGCGCTGATCTTCGACCCGGTCGAGGCGGGGTTCAACGGCGAGGTGCTGGGGATCCAGAGCTTCGGGGCCGCCTCCAAGAGCTATGCGATCTGGCAGGCCGGCAAGGACGACATCACCAATCAGAACCGCCAGACCGCCGGCGGCGGGGGAGGGTCCTGACCATGGGCGCCAGAGCCGCACGCGGCCGCCGATCGGGCTTCACGCTCATCGAGCTGCTGATCGTCATCTCGATCATCCTGCTGGTGAGCGCGGCGACCCTGCCCGCCGTGGTGTCCGCCTACAACCATCGCCAGGTGAGCGAGGCGGCGCGGATCATCCAGGCGGCGCTCGTGGGGGCCCGCGACGCGGCGACGAAGAACGGCGCCCCGGCCGGGCTCCGCTTCCTGCCCGACCCGGCCCTCAACGTCTTCGACGGCACGACCCTGCGCATGGATCCGACGAAGATCCTGGCGGCCGATCGATTCGTCCCGATCCAGCTCGCGCCCGATTACACCGAGGGGCGGATCAGGATGATCGCGAGCGGCTCGACCCTCAACTACGACACCTCCGCCATAAACCCATACACTTACTTCATCTATCCTCCGTCCAAGAGCCCCACGGGCGTGACGACCTACTATCCCGCCCTGTCGAACCGCCTGCTCTACGTCGAGCAGGAGGTCTTCGACAAGGACGGCCTGCTGAACCCGCCGACCTCGTGGTACTGGAACGTCCGCATCGGCGACAAGATCCAGATCAACAACACGGGCGTCTTCTACACGGTGGTGGGCCCGATGCAGGTGAACAACCCCGAGCTGTTCGTCAACGTGGGCGTGCCCGGCACCGTCCCGCCGATGAAAGCCGTGACGTCGGCCCAGGTGAGCGGGAACCACTATCCCGAGTTCCTCTTCCTGGTCAACGGCGTGGACGACGACCGCGACGGCTTCGTGGACAACGGGTGGGATGGCGTGGACAACGACCTCGACGGGGTGACCGACCGTGCCCCCGTCATCAGCTCCGCCGGCGTGGTCTCCTCCTACTGGGAATGGACGGAGACGGAGACCTGGCAGAGTTCGTCGACCAGTTATCTCACCCAGGGTCAGCTCCCCTACACGCTGGTCCGCCGGCCGGTGATCGCGCCCGGGGCCAGGGAGACCGGGCTGCCGTCGAACGTGGTCGTGGACCTGACGACGTGGAACGC from Aquisphaera giovannonii includes these protein-coding regions:
- a CDS encoding GspE/PulE family protein → MARRLGTIMVDMGYLDEEGLWKALEEQKRSSNELLGKVAVRLGLVKEEQVLKALGEQLGMKVMKLADTTIPAEMTELVNESMATAYKVVPVSQNKKDKSVTVAMAEPQNPSTIDSLRMFLGVDVKGAIASEADVMSAIERLYAGHQESIQDVVKQIESDKGLSAFANRNQNTIDLEAIEEMAEAAPVRKLLNMVLLLAIKDKASDIHFEPFEEEYKMRYRVDGILYELVPPPRHLAPAISSRIKVMSNLDIAERRLPQDGKIQLALGGNNVDIRVSTLPTMFGESVVLRILDRSVVQLDLRKLGMPEDTLATWMQVIHKPNGIILVTGPTSSGKTTTLYATLNELNKIEDKIITTEEPVEYEIEGLIQVPINPEIGVTFANCLRAILRQDPDKILVGETRDLETAEISIQASLTGHIVFTTLHTNDAPSAVTRLRDMGLPTFLITATVEAVLAQRLVRKLCVNCKTEFTPSPEVIMELGLTPEQGAAQKWFYGKGCDRCNNTGYKGRMGVYELVVMNDVLRDMVVSEVSLDEFKDACRKYGMRTLRESGLQAIHEGRTSIDEIMRETMTEI
- a CDS encoding prepilin-type N-terminal cleavage/methylation domain-containing protein yields the protein MRNQRPRATPRSRQAGGDGTPPGGCESHRAARRAAFTLVELLTVIAIIGIIITLILIAASGAQRQAEMAATQSLIAKLDSAMNDRLDALLQTRPDYNLTHRYMASVYYTDSNGVSRQSESQARAQVIAWYDFIKAEMPDVFYVYNTTGPYPLNFAFPESGLPGTPIDSQGLGHVMLPLGNSLRNNPSGNSFGDSNFSNTVGTGIYGASYFAAAGVYKNLGYLPAGWDGADNSTSSVSGGAGLVDEWGEGVNSTNSAQVVANLTNHKHHTARAEMLYALLVEGVGPLGSAFSRDDFTDREVRDTDGDGLPEFVDAWGNPLQFFRWPILYPTDVQRGQSEVVDSGTGLLTLLPPYYSTSATAATFLPRENSPLDPNNLLVAPAWWSATQNPMSPFGMGATSQNGSPAVTLFENFFHRLTEPLQHTGSVMDYWDRGGSADFGYRRAFYTRPLILSSGPDGAPGVYLIPDGGTSSMPLNAAHLIRFENNALIFDPVEAGFNGEVLGIQSFGAASKSYAIWQAGKDDITNQNRQTAGGGGGS
- a CDS encoding GspE/PulE family protein, producing MAKSRDWTEILIRRGIIGPDQLKEAQRSGAAVEDALVKLGYAEMDDIVKAKAEQHGLPFIELREVEIPPSVIGLVNESLARENIVMPLAEGNGSIKVIMHDPMGFETIEKLRFVLNREIEVALAPKEAIVEAINKYYGASGTETESVDSMLQEFTDTQIDFAEDGGTGSKPGTTNTLEEGDAPVIKLVHLIIQEAVTNRASDIHIEPFADRVRIRYRIDGVLMERDSAPRRLLGAIVSRLKIMGQIDIAEKRRPQDGRIKILVAGKDIDLRVSILPTTHGQSVVMRILDRENIKVGLQDLGFGDEDFAKFKSLVKRPNGILLVTGPTGSGKTTTLYAALNELNRPDVKIITAEDPVEYYLPGVNQCEVKAKIGMTFARIIRAMLRQNPNILLVGEIRDLETAETAIQASLTGHLVFSTLHTNDAPSAVTRLVDIGIQPFLVASSVLAIMAQRLVRKVCPKCKVRYEPPAHILAGLGLRPELAKKANFMKGKGCSHCNKKGYRGRMGIYELMTMTTGIRELAFKGESTMALRKLARKQGMRTLFEDGIIKAIKGLTTLDEVLRITKNDVSTDPVPAAKKEVKPA
- a CDS encoding type II secretion system protein, whose protein sequence is MTRPRPTHDRPDPTRRGGFTLVELLMVIAILGLLIALLLPAINSAVRTSRKAAIGAEINTLAQGLNAFKAQYGDYPPSRVYLAENGDFGSAQAIQIAPGDITFAQLSQRTVSYLRRFFPRAVLNTSGGNVWGALGSSPKVWYDFNGNGVMDPPYILEGHECLVFFLGGIPLNNGTSFSMTGFGKDPTNPFTNNGGVINSSDNRTSPMFEFAANRLVLDPLQIRRYQGDVPHYQAVAWNSPAYVDNSGNAINDVASAQINFYAYFSAYGKGGYDPNDVNFQLAISSNEVYGEKDANLAIPIQKFRVAYPIPTTAITGVANVAASAPPNPYTSSSTVPATGTAVQAPTFLNPQSFQIISSGPDGQYGLGGIYLPDSTGATVLPLDPNAATIGTSDTSIRTRERDNVTNFHNGSLD
- a CDS encoding type IV pilus twitching motility protein PilT, which gives rise to MGTLLIDKLLQTVCTQKASDLHLTVGSQPVVRLHGHMRPLATKVLEPPDTVALMKSITPERCQQELQELGGTDFGFAFGEMARFRVAVFKQRGNVGMVLRRIPNEFLTFEQLGLPTVMGELIQRPRGLILVTGPTGSGKTTSLASMINWINNNMDRHIITIEDPIEYFHKHQKSLVNQREIGIDVPDFPEAIRRALRMDPDIILVGEMRDLATISAAITAAETGHIVFGTLHTNSAEGTVNRIIDVFPKEQQDQIRTQLSVAIIGVLAQALLPRKPKGLVAAYEMLVVTPAISNLIRENKTYRIDSSIQTGRKHGMILLDDSLFNLWRQGLVEEQEVIYKSRKPKDLQDRIENAKKGIFDDDEEGGDEEE
- a CDS encoding type II secretion system F family protein, with product MPTYQYEAMDHTGREVKDSIDASTQEEAAQLIRQKGFFVTKISEKAKKSARKSAAKKGGRKKKKSFTIGRISTKQLCTFTRQLSTLQDAGLPILRSLKILEGQCRPGVLKNSLGDVVEDIESGMTLSEAFAKHPKAFDRLYCNMIKAGEAGGALEAILQRLADFKEKSQSLKRRIKSAMVYPLVVISVACIIVGFILYFIIPKFEAIFKDFGVPLPGMTTFLIAASHFVIKYFYLCFLAPLFFWIFIKLLYRNRTGAYVCDRILLMIPVMGTIVEKSTVARTMRTLGTLVQSGVPILESLNIVRDTAGNAVFERAFTRIYESIREGETIAQPLRESRIVDDIVVNMIDVGEETGELDTMLNKIADNYDEEVETAVESLVSLLEPIMIVVLGGIIGFIVIALFLPLITLITKLSG
- a CDS encoding prepilin-type N-terminal cleavage/methylation domain-containing protein — encoded protein: MGARAARGRRSGFTLIELLIVISIILLVSAATLPAVVSAYNHRQVSEAARIIQAALVGARDAATKNGAPAGLRFLPDPALNVFDGTTLRMDPTKILAADRFVPIQLAPDYTEGRIRMIASGSTLNYDTSAINPYTYFIYPPSKSPTGVTTYYPALSNRLLYVEQEVFDKDGLLNPPTSWYWNVRIGDKIQINNTGVFYTVVGPMQVNNPELFVNVGVPGTVPPMKAVTSAQVSGNHYPEFLFLVNGVDDDRDGFVDNGWDGVDNDLDGVTDRAPVISSAGVVSSYWEWTETETWQSSSTSYLTQGQLPYTLVRRPVIAPGARETGLPSNVVVDLTTWNAAVPERSRVPLDATNGTFDILITPDGSVVPTTTYSSPTSFGMGASFFHLWLAERGDLYDPITPTSPAVNYLPQVANANTPAGETRFLKGDRMLLTLFTRSGQLVTNPIESFDAHNVNLPFVLPQQGIRGDNR